In Lytechinus variegatus isolate NC3 chromosome 6, Lvar_3.0, whole genome shotgun sequence, the DNA window gagagcaccatatgaacaaaagaaggctccaccattctttgggcggatttctaaataacgaataaccgccatcacagggcagctaactgtccccaactctggtatcgaaatggtgcacccatttccccgctggtcagtctttgacttccttaggaataattccaccctgcgatgcggtgcatcgccagtgaccctaacatctgtgtgctgcagaatagactcacatctatgcctggactctactgtcaactcactaactctcaacaaaccataaaatgccACTGAAAAAGCAGCAGAGTACATCAAAACATCGTAATGACTACCACAAACATGCCTCAAGTAGGCGAGCATTCTATTTAACACAGACAATGTGATTGGATGCCTAGCATCTCTTCTCAAAGTACTTCGCCTACACCCTTCAATTAACCTTGTAATCACAAAACTCTTGGTCACATCCTGTAGCCCAGATGAACTCATATAAAATGCCAACCCAgatatgtatgtttgaatagtagaccctgcatatcccataaaggataaataagaaatgaactgcgccacccattctacattagggggtagctgggggtcgtatccgtacactttacaaaatttcacgTATGCCCCCAAGGCAATAGAGTAAGTTGTGTGTGTTCGAGCTGCCCTAGAAGCCATCAGCAGTCGACTTCTCTCGATAGCCAGCTCTTCCAAAGACGGACTGGAACCTCCACGCCCTCCCGGGCGGCCCCCGGTGCTAACGCATGGAACCTCGGCATCTGAAATCGAGATAGTGCATCAGCTATACCATTatcacatccatgtacatgcctagccctcaacactatattattgcttaaacatataatcaccaccttcctcaccaaaaccataatatcagggcatagcgccgactgcttgttaagtactgccaccacggcctgattatcacaattaaacaatatattcttgTCCTTTAGCTCCATGCCCCAAATCTCCAAGCCTACCCAAATAGGGAATAGCTCTAAAAAAGCTATAGACCTCCTACCGGCCTGGAAATCAGCAGGCCACCTGGATTGAGCCCACCTGCctccaaagaaaattccaaaaccaatgccagccgccgcatcagtgaaaaactgaatttcctcgcttccaaaccagcctggagcccggaagaaaacttgaccattaaaatgtgccaagaactccaaccaaacccgcaagtcagccttagcccctctcgtcaacctaaccatgtgaaaaggacgcttaacgctcttagttaagtcaatgagccgtctcatgaatgctcgccctggagcaattgccttacatacaaag includes these proteins:
- the LOC121416747 gene encoding uncharacterized protein LOC121416747, translated to MASRAARTHTTYSIALGAYVKFCKVYGYDPQLPPNVEWVAQFISYLSFMGYAGSTIQTYISGLAFYMSSSGLQDVTKSFVITRLIEGCRRSTLRRDARHPITLSVLNRMLAYLRHVCGSHYDVLMYSAAFSVAFYGLLRVSELTVESRHRCESILQHTFRIGAATTAAMAGCSDEEIQRMGRWVSSAHRRYI